TCACCTTGAACAGTTCACGGTACTCTTCGTCGAGGTTGTACAGCAGGTAGTAGATCTCCGGGTTGCCGATCAGGACGACTTTCACGTCGAGGGGAATCGGTTCCGGTTTCATCGCCGTCGTCGTCACGAGGCGGTACTGTTCCCACACGTCCTCGATCTTCACCTCCCGATTGCGGATCGCCCGCTTCAGCGCATCGTAGGAGAAGATGTTTCGAAGAAGATCCAGCGCGTTGATGACCAGGAAGCCTCCGTTCGCCTTGTGAAGGGCGCCGCTCTTGATCATCGTGAAATCCGTGAGGGCGGCCCCCATCTGGAACCGGTGTTCGATCCGTCCGAAGAGGTTGTAATAGGTCGGGTTGCTCTCGAAGACGCACGGAGCCCCGTTCGTCCCCCCGTTGTTCACGATCACGTTGACGGAATATCGGGAGAAATCCGGTTCCTGCCTGCCGATCTTCAGGAACGGCAACGGGGAGGGAGCCTCCTCTCCTACGCTCTTGAAGTCTTCGATGCTGGCCAGCACGTTCTCCCGGACGGCGTCGAGGTACGTCAGAAGCTTTTCGTTCCCCTCGTGGTTCCTCCGGATCTCCTCCAGCCGGTGGCCGAGGACGGACAACGCCGCGTTCCGCTCCAGCTCCGCGAGCGCATCCTTGACCGCCCTCTCCTCCGCTTTCACGATGCGGACCACGTCGTCCAGCCGCTCCTGGATCCGCTTCCCGTTGTCCCGCAATTCCCGCCGCTTCCCATCGTCGAGCGTGTTGAACTTCTCCTCGGTCATCGGCTCTCCCGAATCGTCCACCGCCATGATGGAAAAACCGTTGATCGTGGGCCGGACGGTGAACCTCCTCGATTTCGCCTCCTCCTCCATCGACCCGAAAATCTCTTTCTGCCGGCTCTGGAACCCTTCGACGATTTTCCCCTTTTGCCCCTCGTACTCCTTCGAGTCGAAAACCTTCGGGATCGCCGAGCGAAGATAGTCCACCAGCTCCCGCATGTCGCGCTGGAATTCCGTCCCCTGT
This portion of the bacterium genome encodes:
- a CDS encoding ATP-binding protein, giving the protein MARTLNPEELRKPCDPKRFRFATTSEVAPLTRIVGQVRALDAIDFGLGMRSLGFNIYVLGESGTGKTSAIRAFVSEKAKADPVPPDQAYVFNFREPEEPIALSMAPGQGTEFQRDMRELVDYLRSAIPKVFDSKEYEGQKGKIVEGFQSRQKEIFGSMEEEAKSRRFTVRPTINGFSIMAVDDSGEPMTEEKFNTLDDGKRRELRDNGKRIQERLDDVVRIVKAEERAVKDALAELERNAALSVLGHRLEEIRRNHEGNEKLLTYLDAVRENVLASIEDFKSVGEEAPSPLPFLKIGRQEPDFSRYSVNVIVNNGGTNGAPCVFESNPTYYNLFGRIEHRFQMGAALTDFTMIKSGALHKANGGFLVINALDLLRNIFSYDALKRAIRNREVKIEDVWEQYRLVTTTAMKPEPIPLDVKVVLIGNPEIYYLLYNLDEEYRELFKVKADFDHRIDRTEESVDHYAAFVATKAKEEGLMPFAPE